A window from Mytilus galloprovincialis chromosome 8, xbMytGall1.hap1.1, whole genome shotgun sequence encodes these proteins:
- the LOC143043404 gene encoding apolipoprotein D-like — MIPKLGNVTFEQILFVTMKLLISLCLFCISADAFFIDQLFSNGCKSPSPAQNFTNQQYNGLWYEVGKMQTAGGAAFEKDCVCTTIDIKPKSGTSDYTAINSCRKLSPTGNFLNATGTLSGEGPSGHWKEGFFPLAPKADYTIIYLDDNYAIEYDCTSVFGVTNYCIHILSRTPTAQTDMVQKLKTFAIGLGLNTENLDYQETLQKGCW, encoded by the exons ATGATTCCAAAACTTGGAAACGTGACATTTGAACAAATACTATTCGTCACAATGAAGTTGTTAATTTCACTG TGTCTCTTTTGTATCAGTGCCGATGCATTCTTTATAGACCAGCTATTTAGCAACGGCTGCAAATCACCATCACCTGCACAAAACTTTACTAATCAGCAATACAATGGACTATGGTATGAAGTTGGTAAGATGCAGACAGCTGGCGGGGCTGCGTTCGAAAAAGACTGTGTGTGTACTACAATTGATATAAAACCAAAGTCAGGAACAAGTGATTATACTGCCATTAATAGCTGTAGAAAGTTATCCCCAACAGGGAATTTCTTAAATGCAACAG gtaCTTTATCTGGAGAGGGTCCATCTGGCCACTGGAAAGAGGGATTTTTTCCCCTTGCCCCAAAA GCTGACTACACCATAATATACCTTGACGACAACTATGCAATTGAATATGATTGTACGTCAGTATTTGGAGTAACAAACTACTGTATACACATTCTGTCCAGAACACCAACGGCACAAACTGACATGGTTCAAAAGCTGAAGACATTCGCTATAGGACTAGGTTTAAATACTGAGAATTTGGACTACCAAGAAACATTACAAAAGGGATGTTGGTAG